A window of the Ciona intestinalis unplaced genomic scaffold, KH HT000054.2, whole genome shotgun sequence genome harbors these coding sequences:
- the LOC100175298 gene encoding NADPH--cytochrome P450 reductase yields MDAPVEEAAPFMSTLDLFLLSALVGFGVYWFFFRKDDTPSDDEFKKLSVVQSTLIRSESFDLGFLARMKKSGRNIAILYGSQTGTAEEFANRLAKDAQRYGMKALVLDPEECNVEDLPQLTEIQNSFLIFCMATYGEGDPTDNAQDFHDWLKQGDTMLTGIRYAVFGLGNKTYEHYNSMGKFVDKRVEELGGERLYELGLGDDDTNIEEDFVTWKEGLWPAVCQRFGIEASADDGSFRAYSFTQYEDGELDKKTIYTGEVARLHSYDNQRPPYDAKNPFLAPVQTNKELHKGGGRSCMHIEFDITGSRIKYEAGDHVAVYPTNDEAMVEELGERLKTNLDTLFTMNNVDEDSSKRHPFPCPTTFRTALLHYLDIASPPRTNVLSEFIEYTSDEKDKQFLKLLSSATPEGKKLYQEWVMDSRRTLLAVLKELPSCCPAMDHICELLPRLQARYYSIASSPRAHPNSIHICAVVVKYKTNAGYDNFGVATNWLSGKVPATGTAIPRAPIYVRKSQFRLPFKVSHPVVMIGPGTGLAPFIGFIQDRAYHREQGKDVGKTILYFGCRKRSEDFIYEEMLENWKSEEVLTELNLAFSRDAEKKTYVQHLIAQNKDSLWEVIEKHGHIYVCGDARHMARDVHDAIVTIVEEKGDKSHQQAIDFVKGLMNKGRYSADVWS; encoded by the exons ATGGACGCACCAGTAGAAGAGGCTGCTCCTTTTATGTCAactttagatttatttttactctCAGCTTTGGTGGGATTTGGGGTATATTGGTTTTTCTTCAGGAAAGACGACACGCCAAGCGATGATGAGTTCAAGAAGCTGAGTGTTGT GCAATCAACTTTAATCAGAAGCGAATCTTTTGACCTTGGATTCCTGGCACGAATGAAAAAAtcg GGACGAAACATTGCAATCTTGTACGGGTCACAAACGGGCACGGCTGAGGAGTTTGCCAACCGACTCGCGAAAGATGCGCAAAGATACGGGATGAAAGCTCTCGTTTTGGATCCAGAAG AATGCAATGTAGAGGATCTTCCCCAATTAACTGAGATACAGAACTCTTTCCTAATATTCTGCATGGCAACTTATGGAGAGGGAGACCCGACCGATAACGCGCAGGATTTCCATGATTGGCTCAAGCAAGGAGATACCATGCTTACTGGGATCAGATACGCT GTGTTTGGTTTGGGCAACAAAACGTACGAACATTACAACTCAATGGGGAAGTTTGTGGACAAGAGAGTTGAGGAGTTGGGGGGGGAAAGATTGTACGAACTCGGGCTCGGAGATGATGATACAAA TATTGAAGAAGACTTTGTGACGTGGAAAGAAGGTTTGTGGCCGGCTGTTTGTCAACGGTTTGGAATCGAAGCTTCAGCGGATGACGGTTCGTTCCGTGCTTATTCTTTCACTCAATACGAAGATGGagaattggacaagaaaacgATATACACAGGAGAAGTGGCGAGGCTGCATTCATATGATAACCAGAGGCC ACCATATGATGCAAAGAATCCATTCCTTGCCCCAGTTCAAACCAACAAGGAGCTGCATAAGGGTGGTGGGCGCTCATGCATGCATATTGAGTTCGATATCACAGGATCTCGTATCAA GTATGAAGCTGGTGACCATGTGGCAGTCTACCCCACCAATGATGAAGCTATGGTGGAAGAATTAGGTGAAAGACTCAAAACAAACCTGGATACTTTGTTTACAATGAATAACGTGGATG AGGATTCCAGTAAACGGCATCCATTCCCATGCCCCACAACCTTTCGTACCGCTCTGCTTCATTACCTTGACATTGCCAGCCCACCCCGCACCAATGTGTTGAGTGAATTTATTGAATATACATCGGATGAGAAAGACAAACAATTTCTTAAACTTCTGTCATCTGCCACACCTGAAGGAAAG AAACTGTACCAGGAATGGGTTATGGATTCTCGTCGTACCTTGTTAGCTGTGTTAAAGGAGCTTCCATCATGCTGTCCAGCCATGGACCACATATGTGAACTTCTACCACGACTTCAAGCAAGATATTACTCCATTGCTAGCTCACCCAGG GCTCACCCCAACAGCATCCATATATGTGCGGTTGTTGTCAAGTACAAGACAAACGCAGGTTACGACAACTTCGGTGTGGCAACAAACTGGCTCAGTGGTAAAGTCCCCGCaacaggaactgccatacctCGTGCCCCAATATATGTCAGAAA GTCTCAGTTCCGCCTCCCGTTCAAAGTGAGCCACCCGGTGGTGATGATTGGTCCGGGGACGGGCCTCGCTCCTTTCATCGGGTTCATCCAGGATCGTGCTTATCATCGAGAGCAAGGGAAGGACGTGGGGAAGACCATCCTCTACTTTGGATGCAGGAAGAGATCCGAAGATTTCATTTATGAGGAGATGCTGGAAAATTG GAAATCTGAAGAAGTGTTGACCGAATTAAACCTCGCCTTCAGTCGCGATGCAGAGAAGAAAACGTACGTGCAACACTTGATAGCACAGAATAAAGATTCCCTATGGGAAGTGATTGAGAAGCATGGGCATATCTATGTTTGTGG TGACGCCCGTCACATGGCACGTGACGTCCATGATGCCATCGTGACAATTGTCGAGGAGAAAGGTGACAAGTCCCACCAACAAGCCATCGACTTTGTTAAAGGTTTGATGAACAAGGGAAGATACTCTGCTGACGTATGGAGCTGA